The genomic stretch TTCCCCAGGCATCCTCGGTAGCCCCTCTAACTATTTCGAGCAGTCTATTCTTAACATCCTTAACACCAATCTCTGCCTGTAAGATCCTCTCAACAGGGTTTACATAGATCACATCGAAACCCAGCTCCCTTAACAATTCAGCACTCTGTTTAAGCCATGCTGTTTTCCCACAACCCTCAGGCCCATATATAACTTGAACCAGCCTAGTACCTCTTCCAGCCCACTCCTCAACCCTTTTCAAACCTAGCTCCCTATCTACGAAATCAACCTCTATATTGTCTGCAAATCTCAGCTTTATCCTTCTCATCTAGCTGGTATCCTCCTATAGATCTTAGGTGGTTATTATAGCTTTATATCCCTACTAGTTATAGCTGAAAGGACATATATTGATTAGTATGAAGGGAGCTATAGCAGTTGCCAATACATATTACAACTGAAAGCCTCACCCTCCAGGGCGGGGATGTTGTTAATGCCTATACGCTTGATGCTAACACCATCGCTAAATGATGAGGTAGTGATGCGCATGGTAACCAAGTCCGTTTCCCCTCTTAAGCAATAAGATTCTCGTGGTATTTTTAACCCCCACGATATATATATCTTGATATCTATGGCTGAGCATGCTACGTCTATTGGGATAAACGTTATAGCTTCTATTCTCACAGAGTATGCTAAGAGGATCATTGATAAGGCTGTCAGGGGTGAGAAGCTAAGCGACTGGGAAGTGGGCTTCCTACTTATGGAGGCAACGAGGATGACGCTAGAGGTTAGAATGGATGCTATTGAGAAGAGAATGGCTAGCCTAGAAGAGAGTTTAAAAACAAAGATTGAGGCTCTTGAGAAGAACCTATCAGAGAGAATGAACTCGATTGAGAAGAGGATAGACATGCTCGAGAAAAGGGTTGAGGGGTTAGAGGCTGATATGAAGCAGTTGAGAGCAAGCATGGATAGCCTGAGAGATTTGGTAATAAATAGGCTCGTTGAAGCATTAATTAGGAAGCAATAGGCTATATCGAAGAAATACTGAGCTCTCCCCGCCCTAAAGAGGCGAGGCTTTCAGTTGTAACGGTATCTGCAAGAATCAGAAGGGAGGTCTATGAAAAGCTAAAGAGGTATGGTATAGTTATAAGTGATGTTATTAGACGTGCTTTGGAGGGGGAGGTTAGGAGGAGAGAAGAGGAGGAGCTACATAGAGTGTTGAGAAAAGCCCAGGAGATCCTAGCTAGAATACCTCTGGAGGAGCTTGTTGAGGCTATCAGAAGCAGTCGTGAGGAGAGATGAAGAGGCTATTCGATGCTTCGGCGTTGCTAAATGTAATTAGAATACTTAGGGATCATCGCCTCTATATATCAAGGATATATCTCATCAATATATGTTTTCTATAATATATATTGCGGTGGGTTAGGTGGAGCTATATGCTATAATAGGTACTTTCTCTATAGTTGCTCGAGATCCTGGGAGTGGGGATTTCGGTGTTGCGGTGGCTACAGCGGCTCCTGCTGTTGGTGCTCTAGCTCCCCATGCTATTGCTGGTGTTGCCGCTGTTTCAACGCAGTCATTTGTTAATGTTGATCTTGGTAGGAAGGCTGTTAGGATTGCTGAGCTGGGTGTTAGGATTGGTGATGCTATTGAGTCTCTCCTGAAGGTAGATCCTCATAGGGAGTACAGGCAGATCATTGGTGTTGATAACCATGGATCCTATGGATACACGGGATCTAAATGTGTTCCATGGGCCGGCCATATAGTGGAAGACGATGTAGCGGTTGCCGGGAATATGATAGCTGGTGAGGCTGTTCTAGAGGAGATGTTGAAGGCCTATAAAAGCTCCTCCGGAGATCCTTTTCCCCTCAGGCTTTTAAAGGCTCTCAAGGCTGGTGAGGATGCTGGAGGCGATATAAGGGGAAAGAGATCGGCTGCTCTCCTAATAGCTTCGAGGAATCCTAGGTGGGAGCATAATCTGAGGGTTGATGATCATGTGGATCCTGTGAATGAGCTGATCAGGATATATAATGGTGTTATCGAGACCATGGAGGCTTTTAGAAAGAGGTATGGGGAGCTTATGGATATAATAAGGCTCTAGACCAGCTATTAAATAGATCTTTTTACCAGGCATAGGAATCGATATTAATATAT from Sulfolobales archaeon encodes the following:
- a CDS encoding DUF1028 domain-containing protein; translation: MELYAIIGTFSIVARDPGSGDFGVAVATAAPAVGALAPHAIAGVAAVSTQSFVNVDLGRKAVRIAELGVRIGDAIESLLKVDPHREYRQIIGVDNHGSYGYTGSKCVPWAGHIVEDDVAVAGNMIAGEAVLEEMLKAYKSSSGDPFPLRLLKALKAGEDAGGDIRGKRSAALLIASRNPRWEHNLRVDDHVDPVNELIRIYNGVIETMEAFRKRYGELMDIIRL